In a genomic window of Lycium ferocissimum isolate CSIRO_LF1 chromosome 9, AGI_CSIRO_Lferr_CH_V1, whole genome shotgun sequence:
- the LOC132029686 gene encoding large ribosomal subunit protein eL43, with the protein MTKRTKKAGIVGKYGTRYGASLRKQIKKMEVSQHSKYFCEFCGKYAVKRKAVGIWGCKDCGKVKAGGAYTLNTASAVTVRSTIRRLREQTES; encoded by the exons ACCAAGAGGACGAAGAAGGCTGGAATAGTTGGCAAGTATG GTACCCGTTATGGTGCCAGTCTGCGAAAGCAGATTAAGAAGATGGAGGTTAGCCAGCATAGCAAGTATTTCTGTGAGTTTTGTGGGAAG TATGCAGTGAAGAGAAAGGCAGTAGGGATATGGGGCTGCAAAGATTGTGGCAAAGTCAAAGCAGGCGGTGCTTATACTTTGAA TACTGCAAGTGCTGTCACAGTTAGGAGCACAATCCGAAGACTGAGGGAGCAAACTGAGAGTTAG